TTTCATGATGGATATTCTCAGTAAAATAAATGGATTTCTTTGGGGAACGCCTAGTTTAATTCTATTATTTGGAACAGGTTTATTTCTAACCATTGCTCTCAAAGGACTACAATTTCGAAAATTAATTTTTGCATTTAAGTTAGGATTTACAAATCAGCAGGAATCTTCTCAAGCTGAAGGAGATGTAAGCAACTTTAAAGCATTAATGACGGCACTCGCAGCAACGATAGGCAATGGCAATATTGCTGGTGTCGCTACAGCGGTCACATTAGGGGGACCTGGAGCTATTTTTTGGATGTGGGTAGTCGGTTTATTAGGAATGGCGACAAAATATGCGGAAGCTCTGCTAGCGATGAAATACCGCGTCAAAAACGATCATGGAGAATATTCTAGTGGACCGATGTACTATGTTGAACGTGGTTTAGGGAAGAAGTTCCGCTTTTTAGCTGTTGCATTTGCTGTTTTCGGTGCATTTGCTGCATTAGGAATTGGAAACAGTGTGCAATCAAATACCATTGCTGATGTGGTTAAAGACAGCTTTGCCATTAATGGATGGATAACTGGAATCGTTTTAGCGGTATTAACTAGTTTCATTGTATTTGGTGGAATTCAGCGCATTAGTACAGTAGCTGGATTTTTTGTTCCGATTATGGCGGTATTATACATAGGTGGCTCCTTACTAATTTTAGCCATTCATTATGATCAAATTATTCCAGCATTTGCAATGATTTTTCATTATGCATTGAATCCTGTTGCTGCAACAGGTGGTTTTGTCGGAATTACAGTTATGGAAGCAGTGAGAAGTGGGGTGTCAAGAGGTATTTTCTCAAACGAGGCAGGATTAGGTACGGCTGCTTTAATTGCAGGAAATGCAAAAGCTGACCATCCTGTTAAACAAGCACTTGTTGCCATGACTGGAACATTTATTGTGACGATTATTGTTTGTACGATGACCGGACTAGTACTGGTCATTACAGGGTTTTGGGATGCATCAGGAGGTCTTATTTCAGGAGCAGCTCATGACCCAAGCTTAGATGGTGGTGCTTTAACATCTGCCGCCTTTGCTTCCGTATTAGGGAAGGCTGGTGAATATATTGTCGCCTTTTCTGTCATATTCTTTGGATTTTCTACGATCGTTGGTTGGTATGTATATGGTGAAAAATGCTTTGAATATCTAGTAGGGACAAAAGGGATCATAGGTTACCGCATTGTTTATATTCTTGCTTGTGGTTTAGGCGCCGTCGTAAATTTATCTCTCGTTTGGGCGTTCGCAGATATGGCGAATGCACTTATGATGATTCCAAACTTAGTTGCGCTGCTTCTATTATGGAGAGTAGTTGTGGATGAAACGAATGACTTTTTTGAAAAACATTATCGTCGAGGAGAGATGAGAAAAGCTAGCTAATGTTCG
This sequence is a window from Bacillus alveayuensis. Protein-coding genes within it:
- a CDS encoding AGCS family alanine or glycine:cation symporter (product_source=KO:K03310; cog=COG1115; ko=KO:K03310; pfam=PF01235; tigrfam=TIGR00835; transmembrane_helix_parts=Outside_1_9,TMhelix_10_32,Inside_33_66,TMhelix_67_89,Outside_90_93,TMhelix_94_116,Inside_117_143,TMhelix_144_166,Outside_167_178,TMhelix_179_201,Inside_202_207,TMhelix_208_230,Outside_231_239,TMhelix_240_262,Inside_263_304,TMhelix_305_327,Outside_328_361,TMhelix_362_384,Inside_385_396,TMhelix_397_419,Outside_420_428,TMhelix_429_446,Inside_447_466), whose product is MMDILSKINGFLWGTPSLILLFGTGLFLTIALKGLQFRKLIFAFKLGFTNQQESSQAEGDVSNFKALMTALAATIGNGNIAGVATAVTLGGPGAIFWMWVVGLLGMATKYAEALLAMKYRVKNDHGEYSSGPMYYVERGLGKKFRFLAVAFAVFGAFAALGIGNSVQSNTIADVVKDSFAINGWITGIVLAVLTSFIVFGGIQRISTVAGFFVPIMAVLYIGGSLLILAIHYDQIIPAFAMIFHYALNPVAATGGFVGITVMEAVRSGVSRGIFSNEAGLGTAALIAGNAKADHPVKQALVAMTGTFIVTIIVCTMTGLVLVITGFWDASGGLISGAAHDPSLDGGALTSAAFASVLGKAGEYIVAFSVIFFGFSTIVGWYVYGEKCFEYLVGTKGIIGYRIVYILACGLGAVVNLSLVWAFADMANALMMIPNLVALLLLWRVVVDETNDFFEKHYRRGEMRKAS